DNA sequence from the Treponema sp. OMZ 838 genome:
AGCAGCGCTAGATGTTTCGGTAAAAAAAGAAGAAGTAAAATAGCTAGCGTAATGAAATGATGCTGGTATTAATTTTGTGACAACACCTTGAATTGGTAAAATAATAAAGGGAATAGAAGCAAGCCATATCATTATATACATTCTTTTTTTATTGATTTGAAATATTGGATATAATACGCCAATAAATACACTATAATGAAACAGTGCCGCAAAAGCAGTTATAAAAAAAAAGCGTACATATTTTTTTCTCAGCGCAAATTGAATACCTATAAAAAAAATAGCAATACCAAGCATTTGCCGAACAGCATTAAACGATATAAAATAGTAGTTAAAAGCAACATATAAAACAACTGAAAACACAAAATCGATTGAATATTGTTTTATAAAATATAGTAACAGTAAATTAGTGATCAGCGCAAAGAATAAAACACTTAGTTCATACGAACAGCCAAGATATTTCAATACAATATTTACATATCTATAACCAGGTTCTATATACGAGGTGTTCTCTATATTATTATATATATATTCATACGTATAATAATCGGTTCCTATTCCATATCGGAAGCCTGCAATCACAACTAATAGTACACCTAAACATAAGACAGATAATTTTAATATTTTCTTATCAACTCGTGAAAATAAAAAGAAAAAAAGTAATCCTATTAAGAAAAAACCATAGAATAGCATACTATCTATTTAAACCCGTCAATTCATTATTAATATATCAATCTAATTATTCAAACTATTTAGCTAAAAATGCTTGTAAAATTTCCATATCATTTTCCCATAAAAATGGACAGCCTTGTTTTATTATATGATTAACTTTTTTATTTACCAGTTCTCTATCTGACACTAAGCTAACAAAATCTTGAATAATTTGATTCCTATCAATAGTGAAATCATAGATATTTCCATTATACATCGTTAAATCATCTGAAGGAGTATATCGGGCAAACGGTATGACTCCATAATAAATATATTCAAAAATTTTATTTGGAGAACAAGGGAGGATACATGAATTATTAAAAAAATAAAAGCCAATATGGGACTTAGCAGTCACTTTGACTGCAACATCACGTGAAACAGTTCCTAAATATTGGAATCGATTGTTAGTCGACTCCTGCAAAGTACGTAGTATTTTTATAAGTCTGTCATCGGATGTAGTCCCCGCAAATACACAAGCATATTTTATATTTGCGGCTTCAAGCGCTTTGACACAATCAATCATGAGTTCAACATCTCTGTCAGCATGCCAATTCAAAGATCCAACATAAGAAATGAAAGGAATCTGGCCTTTTAGCTCCAGCAAATCAGATGCAGAAATATAGGCTCCTGAAGTAGGATAATTATGAACTATACAGGAATTGTTTATATCAATTTTTCTAAATATAGAACAAGTTTTCAATCTATGTTCTTTATTCACGCATATTAAAAAATCAATAGAATTGATAAAAAGTTTTTCATATAAAAAAAATTCAGGAAAAATTCGGAGTGTTTTTAGTGTTTCATAATATTCATGACGATCATAAATAACTTTTATCGCTTTTCCCCATTTCAATTTAAGTTTTGCGACAAGAATCAATAAAATTGGATCATGAATCATAAAGATAGGCTCAATGTCTTCTGGTATCAACTTTCCAAGATCATTAATTATCTTACCTCGCCGACATAAAATATCCATCCGTTTTCTTAATTTATTTCCACTAATTGAAAATACTATCTCTTTATCTGTATTTTTGTAGGTTTTATT
Encoded proteins:
- a CDS encoding EpsG family protein, translating into MLFYGFFLIGLLFFFLFSRVDKKILKLSVLCLGVLLVVIAGFRYGIGTDYYTYEYIYNNIENTSYIEPGYRYVNIVLKYLGCSYELSVLFFALITNLLLLYFIKQYSIDFVFSVVLYVAFNYYFISFNAVRQMLGIAIFFIGIQFALRKKYVRFFFITAFAALFHYSVFIGVLYPIFQINKKRMYIMIWLASIPFIILPIQGVVTKLIPASFHYASYFTSSFFTETSSAAVFKLIVPNVFVVLAFYYISAFNNATEKFWLHLFVFSTAFANIAHGVNVLIRLNYVFQITEIIFYPLFIYKVQKIEKPVVTWLFFGYFVLFYVFTVVIQGAQGVVPYRSIFFV